Below is a window of Anaeromyxobacter diazotrophicus DNA.
CGCAGTGACGCACGCGGCGGCGAGCGGTATAGACTCCGGCCCCGTGACCAGCCCCTTCGACATCGAGGACTACCTCCGGCGCGTCTCAGGGCGCGTGGACGGCCACCTGCGGCGCATCGCCGCCGACCAGAAGCGCCAGCGGCCCGCGCGCCTGGCCGAGGCGATCGAGTACGCCCTGCTCGGCGGCGGCAAGCGCCTGCGCCCGGCCCTCGTGCTCGCCTCCTGCGAGGCGCTCGGCGGCGACCCGGGCGACGACGGGCTCGCGCTGCGCTTCGCCCTCGCGCTGGAGATGATCCACACCTACTCGCTCGTCCACGACGACCTGCCGGCCATGGACGACGACGACCTGCGGCGCGGCCGCCCCACGGTGCACAAGGCGTACGACGAGGCGACCGCGGTGCTCGTCGGCGACGGGCTGCAGTCGCTGGCGTTCCGGCACCTGCTCGGGACGGGCGACCCGCGCGCCGCGGCGCTCGCGGCGCTGCTCGCGGACGGCGCGCTCCGCATGGTCCAGGGGCAGGCGCTCGACATCGGCGCGGAGGGGCGCAAGCTGACCGAGGACGAGGTGCTGGAGCTCATGGCCGCCAAGACCGGCGCCCTCATCTCGGCCGCGGTGGTGGGCGGCGCGATCGCGGCCACCGGCTCGCCGCGGGGGCTCGAGCCGGTGGGGCGGAAGCTCGGGCTGGCCTTCCAGATCGCCGACGACCTGCTCGACCTGACCGGCGACGCCGCCGCGCTCGGGAAGCGCGTCGGCAAGGACCAGGCGGCCGGCAAGGCGACCTTGCCCTCCCTGGTGGGCGTGGACGAGGCGCGGCGCCGCGCCGGCGCCGCCTGCGACGAGGCGCTGGCCGTCCTGGCGCCGCTCGGCGCGCCCGCCGAGGCGCTGCGCGCGCTGGCGCGGTTCGTCGTGACGCGGAAGAGGTGAACGCGATGTCCAGACGTCTCGACGCGATCGACTCGCCCCAGGACCTGAAGCGCCTCGCGCCGGGGGAGCTGCCGGCGCTGTGCCAGGAGATCCGCGACGAGATCGTCGCGACCTGCGCCAAGAACGGCGGCCACCTCGGCTCGTCGCTCGGCGCGGTGGAGCTGGTGGTGGCGCTGCACTACGTCTACGACTCGCCGCAGGACCGGCTCGTCTTCGACGTGGGGCACCAGGCCTACGCCCACAAGCTGCTCACCGGCCGGCGCGACCGGTTCCGGACCATCCGCACCGAGGGC
It encodes the following:
- a CDS encoding polyprenyl synthetase family protein; its protein translation is MTSPFDIEDYLRRVSGRVDGHLRRIAADQKRQRPARLAEAIEYALLGGGKRLRPALVLASCEALGGDPGDDGLALRFALALEMIHTYSLVHDDLPAMDDDDLRRGRPTVHKAYDEATAVLVGDGLQSLAFRHLLGTGDPRAAALAALLADGALRMVQGQALDIGAEGRKLTEDEVLELMAAKTGALISAAVVGGAIAATGSPRGLEPVGRKLGLAFQIADDLLDLTGDAAALGKRVGKDQAAGKATLPSLVGVDEARRRAGAACDEALAVLAPLGAPAEALRALARFVVTRKR